In a single window of the Drosophila miranda strain MSH22 chromosome XL, D.miranda_PacBio2.1, whole genome shotgun sequence genome:
- the LOC108164548 gene encoding uncharacterized protein LOC108164548 has protein sequence MPRVPYTWRQPDFPGDGSDLAWLQPTLLIICKKANLEQAIKPLLRTLKQPLAPRTVAAVCVHETMLSAFQDAVCQAMEMLHTKVQSHDYYTRALRMIACLQAETVGIQQFDDIRFRSKLAHGSPVIVCGFDQSFFSVAHPSTVVTLHTFRNAFELPQLVARERLIFASAAVWGGKMCDTFEATLQLPAISTVYINCHEVSLAPIEEYFEVRLPHVVMANHFHYEVLLHNDRVWAIVYPAEVNWQPSNDPQTEPSQEVPGALKGNDSGLVQKITS, from the coding sequence ATGCCCCGCGTTCCGTACACATGGCGCCAGCCCGACTTTCCCGGCGACGGCAGCGACCTGGCCTGGCTGCAGCCCACCCTGCTGATCATCTGCAAAAAGGCCAATCTGGAGCAGGCCATAAAGCCCCTGCTGCGGACCCTGAAGCAACCGCTTGCGCCCCGCACAGTGGCCGCTGTCTGCGTGCATGAGACGATGCTCTCGGCATTCCAGGACGCAGTGTGCCAGGCGATGGAGATGCTGCACACCAAGGTGCAGAGCCACGACTACTATACGAGGGCACTGCGGATGATTGCTTGCCTGCAGGCGGAGACGGTGGGCATCCAGCAGTTCGACGATATCCGCTTCAGGAGCAAACTGGCCCACGGCTCGCCCGTGATCGTCTGCGGGTTCGACCAGAGCTTCTTCAGTGTGGCCCACCCCAGTACCGTGGTGACGCTGCACACCTTCCGGAACGCCTTCGAGCTGCCCCAACTGGTGGCCCGGGAGCGGCTGATCTTCGCCAGCGCCGCCGTCTGGGGCGGCAAGATGTGCGACACCTTCGAGGCGACCCTCCAGCTGCCAGCCATCTCCACGGTGTACATCAACTGCCACGAGGTGTCGCTGGCCCCCATCGAGGAGTACTTTGAGGTCCGGCTGCCGCATGTGGTGATGGCGAACCACTTTCACTACGAGGTGCTCCTCCACAACGATCGCGTTTGGGCCATTGTCTATCCGGCCGAGGTCAACTGGCAACCGTCAAATGATCCTCAAACAGAGCCATCGCAAGAGGTTCCAGGGGCCTTGAAGGGGAATGACAGTGGTCTTGTCCAGaagattacgtcttga